In Taeniopygia guttata chromosome 2, bTaeGut7.mat, whole genome shotgun sequence, one genomic interval encodes:
- the CALB1 gene encoding calbindin codes for MTAETHLQGVEISAAQFFEIWHHYDSDGNGFMDGKELQNFIQELQQARKKAGLDLTPEMKAFVDQYGKSTDGKIGIVELAQVLPTEENFLLFFRCQQLKSSEDFMQTWRKYDSDHSGFIDSEELKSFLKDLLQKANKQIEDSKLTEYTEIMLRMFDANNDGKLELTELARLLPVQENFLIKFQGVKMCAKEFNNAFEMYDQDGNGYIDENELDALLKDLCEKNKKELDITNLATYKKSIMALSDGGKLYRAELALILCAEEN; via the exons ATGACGGCGGAGACCCACCTGCAGGGCGTGGAGATCTCGGCCGCCCAGTTCTTCGAGATCTGGCACCACTACGACTCCGACG GCAATGGGTTCATGGACGGGAAGGAGCTACAAAACTtcatccaggagctgcagcaggcacGGAAGAAGGCAGGCTTG GATTTAACACCTGAAATGAAAGCTTTTGTGGACCAATATGGAAAATCTACTGATGGAAAAATAGGTATAGTTGAG CTTGCTCAGGTATTGCCAACGGAAGAGAATTTCCTGTTGTTCTTCAGATGCCAGCAGCTAAAGTCAAGTGAAGATTTCATGCAG ACATGGAGGAAATATGACAGCGACCACAGTGGCTTCATTGATTCTGAGGAACTTAAG aGCTTCTTGAAAGATTTATTACAGAAAGCAAATAAGCAGATTGAAGACTCAAAGCTAACAGAATACACAGAAATAATG CTCAGGATGTTTGATGCAAACAATGATGGAAAGTTGGAGCTTACTGAACTGGCCAG aCTGCTCCCTGTACAGGaaaattttcttattaaatttCAG GGTGTCAAAATGTGTGCAAAAGAATTCAATAATGCCTTTGAGATGTATGACCAa GATGGCAATGGCTATATAGATGAAAATGAACTTGATGCCCTACTGAAGGATCTCtgtgaaaagaacaaaaag GAATTAGACATTACCAACCTTGCAACATACAAGAAAAGCATCATGGCCTTGTCTGATGGAGGAAAGCTTTACCGAGCAGAACTGGCTCTTATTCTCTGTGCTGAGGAAAACTAG